The Winogradskyella schleiferi genome has a window encoding:
- a CDS encoding YheT family hydrolase, whose product MPILTSTYKPPFWAKKSFVSTVFSGLARKVEGVIQTRERITLPDTDFLDLDWSYAQQNSNKVIILLHGLEGNAQRPYITGTAKHFNENGIDACAVNFRGCSGEPNLLFRSYHSGATEDLDAVVKHILSKNIYDDIYIKGISLGANMALKYVGEGNDIPNEIKAVIAISTPCNLKGSCDELLSLKNRHYAIRFLNHLKDKLKPKLIQYPKNISVTDFKEIKTLIDFDDVYTAKAHGFESALDYYEKASCLQFLPNIKVPSLIINALNDSFLSTACYPVKEAKHNPNLYLEMPKYGGHVGFIDKKNVYYNERRALEFVKEGEKR is encoded by the coding sequence ATGCCTATACTGACCTCAACATATAAACCACCTTTCTGGGCAAAAAAAAGCTTTGTGTCCACTGTATTTTCAGGACTAGCCCGAAAAGTAGAAGGTGTAATCCAAACCAGAGAACGTATCACTTTACCAGATACCGACTTTTTGGATTTAGATTGGAGCTACGCACAACAAAACTCGAATAAAGTTATTATTCTGTTACATGGACTCGAAGGCAATGCACAGCGACCATACATTACTGGTACAGCAAAACACTTCAACGAAAACGGTATTGATGCTTGTGCGGTAAATTTTAGAGGATGTAGTGGCGAACCTAATCTGTTATTTCGAAGTTATCATTCTGGCGCTACTGAAGATTTGGATGCTGTGGTAAAGCATATCTTATCCAAAAACATTTATGATGACATTTACATAAAAGGCATAAGTCTTGGCGCGAACATGGCTTTAAAATATGTAGGCGAAGGCAACGACATTCCAAATGAGATTAAAGCTGTTATTGCCATTTCCACACCGTGCAATTTAAAAGGGTCTTGCGACGAATTACTGAGTTTAAAAAACCGACATTATGCGATTCGTTTTTTAAATCATTTAAAAGATAAACTGAAACCTAAATTAATTCAATATCCTAAAAACATATCAGTTACAGATTTTAAAGAAATTAAAACTTTAATAGATTTTGACGACGTTTACACCGCAAAAGCCCATGGTTTTGAGAGTGCTTTGGATTATTATGAGAAAGCGAGTTGCTTACAATTTTTACCAAATATAAAAGTGCCGTCTTTAATCATTAATGCGTTAAATGATTCCTTTTTATCTACAGCATGTTATCCTGTAAAGGAAGCCAAGCATAATCCAAACCTGTATTTAGAAATGCCAAAATATGGAGGTCATGTGGGATTTATCGACAAAAAGAATGTTTATTATAACGAACGGCGGGCTTTGGAGTTTGTTAAAGAGGGTGAAAAGCGTTAA
- the preA gene encoding NAD-dependent dihydropyrimidine dehydrogenase subunit PreA, which translates to MIDLSINFGGIKAPNPFWLASAPPTNSGYQIMKAFDAGWGGAVWKTLGVPVVNVSSRYGSVNYRNTRMMGFNNIELITDRPLADNLREIEEVKKYFPNHAVIASLMVESRAEWEQIIKDVQNAGADGIELNFGCPHGMCERGMGSAVGQEPEVLKTIVGWVKEAANIPVITKLSPNISHITDPGLAAVQGGTDSISLINTIKSIVGIDLDSYAPYPIVDGKGTNGGYCGPAVKPIAMHMLKDLAQHPEIGKVPLSGIGGIETWRDVVEFILLGATSVQVCTAVMHYGFGIVREMDAGLRQFMEEKNYKTIYDFAGKALPNVTEWKHLNLKHKVVAEINADKCIGCELCYISCDDGAHQAIALSSDPTIRIPSIIEENCVGCNLCSLVCPVEDCITMVKRDDGSERITWSERTDNDDIPVTFNDDRAGGKGHYVPTPEDALKHRKRN; encoded by the coding sequence ATGATCGACTTATCAATAAATTTCGGAGGTATAAAAGCACCAAACCCATTTTGGTTAGCCTCAGCACCACCAACAAATTCAGGATATCAAATAATGAAAGCTTTTGATGCAGGTTGGGGAGGCGCTGTTTGGAAAACCCTCGGTGTTCCCGTGGTTAATGTGTCTAGTCGTTATGGATCTGTGAATTATAGGAATACGAGAATGATGGGTTTCAATAATATTGAACTTATTACAGATCGACCGTTGGCTGATAATCTTCGTGAAATTGAAGAGGTGAAGAAATATTTTCCAAACCATGCTGTAATTGCATCATTAATGGTGGAAAGCAGAGCGGAATGGGAGCAGATTATAAAAGATGTTCAGAATGCAGGAGCCGATGGCATTGAACTTAATTTTGGATGTCCACATGGCATGTGCGAACGTGGCATGGGTTCAGCTGTTGGACAAGAACCTGAAGTTTTGAAGACGATTGTGGGCTGGGTAAAAGAAGCGGCCAATATTCCTGTGATTACTAAGCTATCGCCTAATATTTCGCATATTACAGATCCTGGTTTAGCCGCAGTTCAAGGTGGAACGGATTCGATTTCATTAATAAATACCATTAAAAGTATCGTTGGGATTGATTTAGATTCTTATGCGCCATATCCTATTGTGGATGGTAAGGGAACGAACGGCGGTTATTGTGGCCCAGCAGTAAAACCGATTGCAATGCACATGCTTAAGGACTTAGCTCAGCATCCTGAAATTGGAAAAGTGCCGTTGTCTGGAATTGGCGGCATTGAAACTTGGCGTGATGTTGTGGAGTTTATTTTGCTTGGAGCCACTTCGGTTCAAGTATGTACCGCTGTGATGCATTATGGTTTCGGAATTGTACGTGAAATGGACGCTGGATTACGTCAGTTTATGGAAGAGAAAAATTATAAGACAATTTATGATTTTGCTGGAAAGGCACTACCAAATGTCACTGAATGGAAACATTTAAACCTTAAGCATAAAGTGGTTGCGGAAATCAATGCAGATAAATGTATAGGTTGTGAATTGTGTTATATTTCCTGTGATGATGGCGCACATCAAGCCATTGCTCTGTCAAGTGATCCAACAATTAGAATTCCGAGTATTATAGAAGAGAATTGCGTAGGTTGTAATTTATGTTCTTTGGTTTGTCCTGTCGAGGATTGTATTACCATGGTAAAACGAGATGATGGTTCAGAACGTATAACCTGGAGCGAACGTACTGATAACGACGATATCCCTGTAACTTTTAATGATGATAGAGCAGGTGGGAAAGGACACTATGTACCAACGCCTGAAGATGCTCTGAAGCATAGAAAACGAAACTAA
- a CDS encoding FAD-dependent oxidoreductase, with translation MAEYKRPNSEAEFKKNFKQKKPLMNDTEAYYEASRCLFCYDAPCIQACPTSIDIPLFIKQIHTDNITGASKTIFDANWLGNACGVVCPTGVLCEGACVYNHQDVPPIQIGRLQNYATNKTIDAEKVIFKVGEPNGKKIAIIGAGPAGIACACEARTLGYEVNIYEAKAKPSGLTVYGIAPYKITNEEVLKEVDYLQKQLGFNIKYNNAINSKKELAGLEKSYDAIFVGVGLGASRYLGLDGEDKKGVVGAVEFIEELRMKHHQIKVPAKVVVLGGGNTAMDAASEAARMGARKTVLAYRNSKDKMGAYPFEYDLAISAGVDSLFNVTPIAITGNGKVEGVKFPKTEMVDGTLKTNMNNTFIVRCDMVIKATGQAKQGHLFEMIDDLDIDSKIRIKINEDFQTSNPKYFAGGDAVNGGAEVVNAAYDGKMAARGIHNWLNK, from the coding sequence ATGGCAGAATATAAAAGACCAAATTCCGAGGCAGAATTCAAAAAGAATTTCAAACAGAAAAAGCCATTAATGAATGATACTGAAGCCTATTATGAAGCTTCACGATGCCTGTTCTGTTATGATGCGCCATGTATTCAGGCCTGTCCAACAAGTATTGATATTCCTTTGTTTATCAAACAAATTCATACGGATAATATAACTGGAGCTTCCAAAACTATTTTCGATGCCAATTGGTTGGGAAATGCTTGTGGTGTAGTTTGTCCAACTGGTGTATTGTGTGAAGGCGCTTGTGTTTACAATCATCAAGATGTACCACCAATTCAAATAGGACGACTTCAAAATTATGCCACAAATAAAACAATCGATGCAGAAAAAGTCATTTTTAAAGTTGGTGAGCCTAACGGTAAAAAGATAGCAATCATTGGAGCAGGTCCCGCAGGAATTGCTTGTGCATGCGAAGCCCGAACCTTAGGATATGAGGTTAATATTTATGAAGCTAAAGCCAAACCTTCAGGATTAACCGTTTACGGCATTGCTCCTTATAAAATTACTAATGAGGAGGTTTTAAAAGAAGTTGACTATCTTCAAAAACAACTCGGATTTAATATTAAATATAATAATGCTATCAATTCAAAAAAAGAATTAGCTGGTCTCGAAAAATCTTATGATGCCATTTTTGTTGGAGTTGGGTTAGGCGCATCGCGATATTTAGGTTTAGATGGCGAAGATAAAAAAGGGGTTGTTGGTGCTGTTGAGTTTATTGAGGAATTGAGAATGAAACACCACCAAATAAAAGTTCCGGCTAAGGTCGTGGTGCTTGGTGGCGGAAATACTGCCATGGATGCGGCTTCTGAAGCGGCTAGAATGGGAGCTCGTAAAACGGTTTTAGCCTATAGAAATTCAAAGGACAAAATGGGAGCTTACCCTTTTGAATACGATTTAGCCATAAGCGCAGGAGTAGATAGTTTGTTTAATGTCACACCAATCGCCATAACTGGAAATGGAAAAGTTGAAGGGGTCAAGTTCCCTAAAACCGAAATGGTCGATGGAACGTTGAAAACCAATATGAATAACACCTTCATTGTGCGCTGTGATATGGTCATAAAAGCAACAGGACAAGCGAAGCAAGGACATTTATTTGAAATGATAGATGACTTAGATATCGATAGTAAAATAAGAATTAAAATCAACGAAGACTTTCAAACGTCCAATCCAAAGTATTTTGCTGGAGGCGATGCCGTCAATGGAGGAGCAGAAGTCGTTAATGCGGCGTATGATGGTAAAATGGCAGCGCGAGGAATTCATAATTGGCTTAATAAGTAA
- a CDS encoding T9SS type A sorting domain-containing protein has translation MKIKLFFLFTCAFFLGTNAQVAFEQNVVIDDSYGSLRPQSIHLADIDNDGFQDILVASNSEIIWRRSIDGQGNFELEVSLLDEFTDTNFVRTGDFDADGDLDIVFLARSGNSSTDVMYSENLDGLGNLSEPISIANMDSALFRLNLQVIDMNNDGDLDIIYSSLGNISWLENDGVANFTNDTRFGDNDGFIAVDVDGDNLVDIVRDNGYNLTAFKINADGSISLIETMSTFALYQDYKAADMDADGDNDIIVLYQNGSARSVYWFENTDGLGTFANSQTLIAMPTISGSSSTDYRGLEVADIDGNGSMDVVVFDSRLNGMVLYKNMGNLVYDEGTTVANDNPSISDLTLGDLNNDNTLDIIVTDFNLSEYSWYSNIDGLGNFGTKNLISSTVIFVNHVDYSDIDGDGDLDLVSSSHADDKIAWYENTNGLGDFSNGQNIISNTTDGARDVFAVDMDGDNDKDVLVSSRLEETTGDYQLIWYENDGTGTFIQEHIFETTSNSILRINYADVDDDGDMDVISGEDNSVLKLYNNNGDGTFEIPIIFSETGFSYLSGLQVADVDGDNDIDVLASYISDEVIWHENDGSGDLSGKHIIIEELSSSSALFVADIDGDNDNDVLFSNRNADEVGYFLNTDGLGTFGPKVITSEIPQSPRSIYSLDIDDDGDMDMITNSNEGQKFIWFPNDGDANFGEPVEITSFIGDISHITSADLNNDGKIDLITSSYDDDQVAWFKNLGAFTNTISGVVRLDADANGCDMSDASLENLLVVADNGTNSFSTFTQADGSFVLQANQESYVTSLTSTLPNYYISNPASHTYDLTGLSNSNSEADFCVEANQSVDDVSIIVYPTINEPRPGFDTTYRLVYKNNGSTILSGTITFEFDDSKISFLSATETVTSMNSNTVSFNYDNIVPFETRVIDLEFNVFTIPTTNIDDELIGTATITSNGNDLTPEDNTNTLNLTVIGAYDPNDIIVLEGEEITVDEIDNYLHYIIRFQNTGTASAINVSVNNILDNKLDWSSIQLQSLSHPGRVEITDGNKIDFIFDNINLPDSTNDEPNSHGFITYKIKPKSDVVVGDIFSNTAAIYFDFNPPIITNTATTEIVSTLSITDFETDLVKLYPNPVNSALTINSKSVIDSISIYDVNGRRLRTISEHSDIITLNVSGLVKGLYFLEVKSGESIQTLKFIKK, from the coding sequence ATGAAAATAAAACTATTCTTCCTTTTTACGTGTGCCTTTTTTCTTGGTACTAACGCACAAGTAGCATTTGAGCAAAACGTTGTTATTGATGACTCCTACGGAAGTTTAAGACCACAATCCATACATTTAGCCGATATAGATAACGATGGTTTTCAGGATATATTGGTAGCTTCAAATAGTGAGATTATTTGGAGACGAAGTATAGATGGGCAAGGTAATTTTGAATTAGAAGTATCATTATTAGACGAATTTACAGATACTAACTTTGTAAGAACAGGAGATTTTGATGCTGATGGCGATTTAGATATTGTGTTTTTAGCAAGATCAGGAAATTCATCTACAGATGTCATGTATAGCGAGAATTTAGATGGACTTGGTAATCTATCAGAACCTATAAGTATCGCTAATATGGATTCTGCACTTTTTAGATTAAACCTACAGGTCATTGATATGAATAATGATGGTGATTTAGATATTATTTACAGCAGTCTCGGTAATATATCTTGGTTAGAAAATGATGGTGTAGCCAATTTTACTAATGACACCAGGTTTGGTGATAATGATGGTTTTATTGCAGTAGATGTGGATGGAGATAACCTAGTTGATATAGTTAGAGATAATGGTTATAATTTAACGGCATTCAAAATCAATGCAGATGGTTCTATTAGTTTAATAGAGACGATGAGCACTTTTGCACTATATCAAGATTATAAGGCTGCCGATATGGATGCAGATGGCGATAATGATATAATCGTACTCTATCAAAATGGTTCAGCTCGAAGTGTGTATTGGTTCGAAAATACAGATGGTCTTGGCACATTCGCCAACAGCCAAACTTTAATAGCAATGCCTACGATTTCTGGATCCTCAAGTACAGATTATCGTGGTTTGGAGGTTGCGGATATTGATGGTAATGGGTCAATGGATGTGGTTGTTTTCGATTCGCGATTAAATGGTATGGTACTTTATAAAAACATGGGAAATCTTGTTTATGATGAAGGCACAACTGTAGCAAATGATAATCCGTCGATTTCAGATTTAACACTTGGTGATTTAAATAACGATAACACATTAGATATTATCGTTACAGATTTTAATCTTAGTGAGTATTCTTGGTATAGTAATATTGATGGGCTAGGCAATTTTGGTACTAAAAATCTTATTTCATCAACCGTTATCTTTGTGAATCATGTAGATTATAGTGATATAGATGGCGATGGAGATTTAGATTTGGTGTCCTCATCGCACGCGGATGATAAAATAGCTTGGTATGAAAACACCAATGGTTTAGGTGACTTTTCCAATGGTCAGAATATTATCTCGAATACTACCGATGGTGCAAGAGATGTTTTCGCAGTCGATATGGATGGCGATAATGACAAGGATGTATTAGTATCATCGCGTTTGGAAGAGACTACAGGAGACTATCAATTAATTTGGTACGAGAATGATGGGACTGGAACATTTATTCAAGAGCACATTTTTGAAACGACTTCTAACAGTATTCTTAGAATCAATTATGCGGATGTTGATGATGATGGCGATATGGATGTAATTAGTGGTGAAGACAACAGTGTTTTAAAGCTTTATAACAATAATGGAGATGGCACTTTTGAAATACCTATCATTTTTTCTGAGACTGGATTTTCTTACTTATCAGGCCTACAGGTTGCGGATGTCGATGGTGACAATGATATCGATGTTTTGGCATCTTATATCAGTGACGAAGTGATTTGGCACGAAAACGACGGTTCTGGTGATCTTAGTGGAAAACATATCATAATTGAAGAGTTGTCTTCATCAAGCGCCTTATTTGTTGCGGATATTGATGGAGACAATGATAATGATGTATTGTTTAGTAATCGCAATGCTGATGAAGTTGGTTATTTTTTAAATACGGATGGTTTAGGAACATTCGGACCTAAAGTTATCACAAGTGAAATTCCGCAAAGTCCAAGATCCATTTATAGTTTAGATATTGATGATGATGGTGATATGGATATGATTACAAATTCCAACGAAGGTCAAAAATTTATATGGTTTCCAAATGATGGCGATGCTAATTTTGGAGAGCCTGTTGAAATCACAAGTTTTATAGGTGACATTAGCCATATTACATCAGCTGATCTAAATAATGACGGTAAAATTGATTTAATTACCTCTTCATATGATGACGATCAGGTAGCTTGGTTTAAAAATTTAGGCGCATTTACCAATACGATTTCTGGCGTTGTACGTTTGGATGCCGATGCCAATGGTTGTGATATGTCTGATGCTTCTTTAGAAAACCTATTAGTCGTTGCAGATAATGGCACAAATTCATTCTCAACATTCACACAAGCTGATGGTAGTTTCGTGTTGCAAGCCAATCAAGAAAGTTATGTTACATCACTAACATCAACATTACCTAATTATTATATTAGTAATCCGGCTAGTCATACGTATGATTTAACTGGGCTAAGCAATTCAAATAGCGAAGCAGATTTTTGTGTTGAAGCCAATCAATCTGTAGACGATGTTAGTATTATCGTATATCCGACGATAAATGAGCCTAGACCAGGTTTTGATACAACTTATCGATTAGTTTATAAAAATAACGGATCCACCATATTGAGTGGTACTATTACTTTTGAATTTGATGATTCAAAAATTAGTTTTTTAAGTGCTACTGAGACTGTGACTTCGATGAATTCTAATACAGTATCATTTAACTATGATAACATAGTTCCTTTTGAAACGAGAGTGATAGATTTAGAATTCAATGTATTTACTATCCCAACAACCAACATTGATGACGAGTTAATTGGGACTGCCACAATTACTTCTAATGGAAACGATCTAACGCCAGAGGATAATACTAATACTCTGAATCTAACTGTTATCGGTGCTTATGATCCTAATGATATAATAGTGCTGGAAGGTGAAGAAATTACTGTTGACGAGATCGATAATTATTTGCATTATATTATTCGTTTTCAAAATACAGGAACGGCAAGTGCTATTAATGTTAGCGTCAATAATATTTTAGATAACAAATTAGATTGGTCATCCATACAGCTTCAAAGTTTAAGCCATCCTGGACGTGTAGAAATTACAGATGGTAATAAAATCGACTTTATATTCGATAATATAAATTTACCGGATAGCACTAATGACGAGCCTAATTCCCATGGATTTATAACGTATAAAATAAAGCCAAAGTCAGACGTTGTTGTTGGAGATATTTTTTCTAATACAGCTGCTATTTATTTTGATTTTAATCCACCAATTATAACAAATACGGCGACAACAGAAATTGTAAGTACATTATCAATTACTGATTTCGAAACGGATCTAGTTAAGCTTTACCCGAATCCGGTAAATTCAGCGTTAACAATTAATTCGAAAAGTGTCATAGATTCGATAAGTATATATGATGTTAATGGAAGACGCTTAAGAACGATATCAGAACATAGCGATATAATTACATTGAATGTTTCAGGTTTGGTTAAAGGCTTATATTTTTTGGAAGTTAAATCGGGAGAAAGCATTCAAACTTTAAAGTTTATTAAGAAGTAA
- a CDS encoding nitrilase-related carbon-nitrogen hydrolase, with product MPRKVKSGLIQMSLPMTEGEGTIQEIMDAMYDKHMPYIEEAGKQGVQILCLQEIFNTPYFCPGQDKKWYASAESVPGPTTEKMQVLAKKHNMVIIVPIYEKESPGVLYNTAAVIDADGTYLGKYRKNHIPHTTGFWEKFFFKPGNLGYPVFQTKYAKIGVYICYDRHFPDGARVLGLNGAEIVYNPSATVAGLSEYLWKLEQPAHAAANGYFMGCINRVGEEKPWNLGKFYGQSYFVDPRGQIFSEASRDDDELLVAEFDLDLIEEVRSTWQFYRDRRPETYSRLTDL from the coding sequence ATGCCAAGAAAAGTAAAATCAGGATTAATACAAATGAGTCTTCCAATGACGGAAGGCGAAGGAACCATTCAAGAAATTATGGATGCGATGTACGACAAGCATATGCCTTATATTGAAGAAGCAGGAAAACAAGGGGTTCAAATCTTATGCTTACAAGAAATTTTCAATACGCCATACTTCTGTCCTGGACAAGATAAAAAATGGTATGCTTCTGCGGAGTCAGTTCCAGGTCCAACGACTGAAAAAATGCAAGTACTTGCCAAAAAACATAATATGGTCATCATAGTACCAATTTATGAAAAAGAATCGCCTGGCGTGTTGTACAATACGGCTGCCGTAATTGATGCCGACGGCACCTATTTAGGGAAATATAGAAAAAATCATATTCCTCATACCACAGGTTTTTGGGAAAAATTCTTCTTTAAACCTGGAAATTTGGGTTATCCAGTATTTCAAACAAAGTATGCCAAAATTGGTGTATACATTTGTTACGATAGGCATTTTCCAGATGGTGCAAGAGTATTGGGCTTAAATGGCGCTGAGATTGTTTATAATCCTTCTGCAACGGTCGCTGGATTAAGTGAATATCTATGGAAATTGGAGCAACCAGCGCATGCCGCAGCCAATGGTTACTTTATGGGTTGTATCAATCGCGTTGGAGAAGAGAAGCCATGGAATTTAGGAAAGTTCTACGGACAGTCATATTTTGTAGATCCTCGTGGACAAATCTTTTCTGAAGCCTCTCGTGATGATGATGAGTTATTGGTTGCTGAATTTGATTTAGATTTAATTGAAGAAGTACGCTCTACTTGGCAATTTTATAGAGACAGACGACCAGAAACTTATTCACGATTGACGGATTTATAA
- a CDS encoding T9SS type A sorting domain-containing protein encodes MNETIVSYLEYSLDVSSLTKGVYFLELQTVASKLTKKFIKN; translated from the coding sequence TTGAATGAAACTATAGTTTCATACTTAGAATACAGCTTAGATGTTTCAAGTTTAACCAAAGGTGTTTATTTCTTAGAATTACAGACTGTAGCATCTAAATTGACGAAAAAATTCATTAAGAATTAG
- a CDS encoding T9SS type A sorting domain-containing protein: MKQFLFFSIFFSFQFSFSQIEFQEHIVSDITYGFYSDHSVFNVDIDNDGDLDILYSAAHKIGWYENIGGLGNFAPQKFILVNTNIVYSPVHAADLDGDGDMDVIGSIVYDDKIVWFENIDGLGNFSEEQVILNIPYGSSSLFAADIDGDNDMDIVTASEALDKVSWFENTDGLGSFGVEQIITTNVDLPRSVYVTDIDGDGDLDVLSSSVFDDKIAWYENTDGLGTFGVQQVIINVAYGASSVFSSDIDGDGDMDVLSSSRSDNKIAWYENTDGLGNFGNQQLISNMAMFALNVLSADLDGDGDMDVLSASYDDNKIAWYENLDGLGSFGSQQVMTTSATRAKFVQAGDFDNDGDLDAVSAFRSGLFYHENSDGLGSFEQERLITRGQAICKPYVIYADDMDGDGNMDILSSSYFLDNQICEEKLVWYKNSDGLGSFGFYEEISNNFKAQEIYTADLDGDGDKDVLTSNWDENDNPIWYENLDGLGNFTDQEIDINTIAYGIGIQAEDMDNDGDLDIIMSNRNSMAESGLFWHENIDGLASFGAPQMIMQVPGFSPPHSFDISDIDGDGDKDIFVMNGTFNLSWIENLNGQGLFGEPQLIDATDNIANIFLQSLHAVDLDNDGNIDIVCSSPMEDKIVWYKNLDEQGQFGSQQILTNDAAFVNTVYTADVDNDGDLDVLSASYYDDKIAYYKNMGLGVFSSQQVISVTADGATSVYVADINNDGKIDVLSSSSEDSKIAWYGNISTLSVSSHALNSIKLFPNPTKNQLNITSKTIINRLTIFDINGRLLSEIELSNSEYTLDVSTLTKGVYFLEIKSGESKSTKKFIKH, from the coding sequence ATGAAACAATTTTTATTCTTTTCGATTTTTTTTAGTTTTCAATTTTCATTTAGTCAAATTGAATTTCAGGAGCATATTGTTTCAGATATCACCTATGGTTTCTATAGTGATCACTCTGTATTTAATGTAGATATTGACAATGACGGAGATTTGGACATCTTATATTCTGCTGCTCATAAGATTGGTTGGTATGAAAACATAGGTGGCTTAGGCAATTTTGCGCCACAGAAATTTATTCTTGTCAATACTAATATTGTATATTCCCCTGTGCATGCAGCAGATTTAGATGGTGATGGTGATATGGATGTTATTGGGAGTATTGTTTATGATGATAAAATCGTATGGTTCGAAAACATAGATGGGCTAGGTAACTTCTCAGAAGAACAAGTTATTTTAAATATCCCTTACGGATCTTCTTCACTCTTTGCAGCAGATATAGATGGTGATAATGATATGGATATAGTTACAGCCTCAGAGGCTCTTGATAAAGTGTCTTGGTTCGAAAACACTGATGGTTTAGGTTCTTTTGGCGTGGAGCAAATTATTACTACTAATGTGGATTTACCAAGGTCTGTTTATGTCACAGATATAGATGGTGATGGCGATTTGGATGTGCTATCTTCTTCTGTATTTGATGATAAAATTGCTTGGTATGAAAACACAGATGGCTTAGGGACCTTTGGAGTTCAACAAGTAATTATCAATGTAGCTTATGGTGCTTCTTCTGTTTTTTCATCTGATATAGATGGTGATGGAGATATGGATGTACTATCATCATCAAGAAGTGATAATAAAATCGCTTGGTATGAAAACACTGATGGGCTAGGGAATTTTGGAAATCAACAGCTTATAAGTAACATGGCTATGTTTGCATTAAATGTGTTATCTGCAGATTTAGATGGTGATGGAGATATGGATGTACTCTCTGCTTCATATGATGATAATAAAATAGCTTGGTACGAAAATCTAGATGGTTTAGGTAGTTTTGGTTCCCAACAAGTGATGACCACTTCTGCAACAAGAGCTAAATTTGTCCAAGCAGGAGACTTTGATAATGATGGTGATTTAGATGCAGTATCTGCCTTTAGAAGTGGTTTATTCTATCATGAAAACAGTGATGGGTTAGGTTCATTTGAGCAAGAGCGATTAATTACAAGAGGGCAAGCTATATGTAAGCCCTATGTAATTTATGCAGATGATATGGATGGTGATGGTAACATGGATATATTATCTTCTTCGTATTTTCTGGACAATCAGATTTGTGAAGAAAAATTGGTATGGTATAAAAATAGTGATGGTTTAGGATCGTTTGGGTTTTATGAAGAAATAAGTAATAACTTTAAGGCACAGGAAATATATACAGCTGATTTAGATGGCGATGGAGACAAAGATGTATTAACATCTAATTGGGATGAGAATGATAACCCAATTTGGTATGAAAATTTAGATGGTTTAGGAAATTTTACAGACCAAGAGATTGATATAAATACCATAGCATATGGTATTGGTATTCAAGCGGAAGATATGGATAATGATGGTGATTTAGACATTATTATGTCTAACAGAAATTCAATGGCTGAATCTGGTTTGTTCTGGCATGAAAACATCGATGGTTTAGCTTCATTTGGAGCGCCACAGATGATAATGCAAGTGCCAGGTTTTTCGCCTCCTCATTCATTCGATATATCAGATATTGATGGTGATGGTGATAAAGATATATTTGTAATGAATGGTACATTTAACTTAAGTTGGATTGAAAATCTTAATGGGCAAGGTCTCTTTGGTGAGCCACAATTGATTGATGCTACCGATAACATTGCTAATATTTTTTTACAGTCTCTGCACGCAGTAGATTTAGATAATGATGGCAATATCGATATTGTTTGCTCTTCCCCAATGGAAGATAAAATCGTTTGGTACAAAAATTTAGATGAACAAGGACAGTTTGGTTCTCAGCAAATACTAACTAATGATGCGGCTTTTGTAAATACAGTTTATACTGCAGATGTTGATAATGATGGTGATTTGGATGTATTGTCGGCTTCCTATTATGATGATAAAATTGCTTATTATAAAAACATGGGTTTAGGGGTTTTTAGTTCTCAACAAGTAATATCAGTTACTGCGGATGGTGCAACTTCAGTATATGTGGCAGATATCAATAATGATGGTAAAATTGATGTTCTTTCATCCTCCTCTGAAGATAGCAAAATTGCTTGGTATGGAAACATTTCTACTCTGTCAGTGAGTAGTCATGCGCTTAACTCAATAAAATTATTTCCGAATCCTACAAAAAACCAATTAAACATTACATCCAAGACGATCATTAATAGATTAACCATATTCGATATTAATGGCAGACTATTGAGCGAAATTGAATTATCGAATTCAGAATATACCTTAGATGTTTCAACTTTAACTAAAGGCGTGTATTTCTTGGAAATAAAATCTGGCGAATCAAAATCGACCAAAAAGTTTATAAAGCACTAG